ACAACGATTGTACCGAACGAGCGAATTGAGTATGCGTTCGGAGATCGACGCGCGATCGTGGAGTTCAACCCAGGTGCAAACGGTGTCGTAGTACGCGTCACCTTCGATGCTGAACTTGAAAATCCTGTGGAGCAACAGCGTCAAGGATGGCAAGCCATTCTGGACAATTTTGCAAAGTACGTCGAAGCGCACCAGTAACCGCTCAGCTTTTATTTCCCCTAAAGTTTAATGTCATAGATATACGTGGAGCATGACCCAGAAGACGCAAACACCTTTTGTTACTGTGCGTGCGGTGCAGCCTGTGGTGGCGGGGCTTGATGCCCTGGGCTATGAAACAGACACGATCTTTGCAAACGTTACGATCTCTCGCGATGTTTTGGATAACGCCGATGGGGGAATTCCCCACACGGCTATGATGGCTTTTTGGCAAGAAGCCCTGGCGGTTACAGGTGATGATTACCTTGGACTGCATCTTGCCGAAGCGGCCCCCATGAAATCGTTTGGAGTACATGCCTATGCCTTGCAATCCAGCCCTACCCTGAGAGAAGCGTATCGCCGGGCATGTCGCTACCAACGCCTGATCCACGAGGCGACGGATTTAACGTTTGATGAAGGAGCGGACGAGGGCGTACTGCAGCATACCTTGCCGGATGGTCGTTCTGTACCGCGCCATCCCGCCGAATTTCTGGTTACACTTTGGGTGCGTTTCGGGCGACTGATTACCGGCAGCACGTGGGCACCCCGCCTGGTTTGTTTTGCCCACCATGCACCGCCGGATGTGACAGCGCATCGGCATATATTTCAAACGCACATCCAGTTTTTGAGCGGACGTACAGCGATGTACATTCCAAACTATATTCTGGATACACCGAATGCACGTGCCGATCCGGGCCTGATTGGCGTATTGGACGATTATGCAGAGCGATTGCTAAAACAAAGGCCCACACCAACCGCCGCTACCTTGAGCGAACGTGTTCGTTTTCAACTTCTGGAAACGCTGACAGGCGGCATCCCCACCGCCGAAGAAATCGCCCAATCGCTCCATATGAGTGTCAGAACGCTTCACCGCAACCTTCAGCAGGAAGGGGCAACGTTCAGTGAACTGTTAAACCAACTGCGCCAGCAGCAGGCAACCAACTACCTGACCAACCCCAATATTAGTATCTCCGAAGTTGCTTTTCTGCTCGGTTTCTCTGAAATCAGTTCATTCTATCGCGCCTTCAAACGGTGGACAGGTACAACACCAGCTGAATTTCGCGCAGTAAACCTCTCCTCTGTTGCTTCCTCGCACCAATCCTAAAACTATATCCTGAATAATTCACCGCCACTAGCCATACTTTGTCCGAAACGGACAATACAATGGCATAAGTAGTCAATACCTCCTTATTAAGAACACGATATACTGGCTATAAATGACCGGCATGCACCAGAAACCTACTGGTGTATCCGGTTTAATCAAATCAGCCAGGTGTTACGGAGGTAATGACAATGAGCAGTAGTGCAAGTCGTTTTTTGAAGCAAATGGGGTGGTGGATTTTCTTGCTTGTTTGCGCATTTTATGCTTCTTATGCGTTTTATATGGGTCTGGTTGAAATCCTCTTTCAACAGGGGCTTGTTGCCAGCGCGAAGCCCCGCGCCGTGCCGCTCATATTTATCATCCACGCACTGGCAGGCGGCATCGCTTTAATCAGCGGGCCACTGCAATTTAACCGGCACTTATTAAGCAAAAAGCGGAAAATACATCGCATTCTTGGGCGTACTTATGTGGTGGCCATTTGGATCTCAAGTATCGGCGGCCTGTGGAGTGCCATATTTTTTGAGGTAGATCTTGCCGCAAAAATTGTCTTAGGCGTGCTCTCTATCCTTTGGTTTGGCAGCACAACGATAGCATGGTTGTGTATCCTAATGCGCGACATTGCCGTACATCGGGAATGGATGATCCGTAGTTTTTCACTATCGCTCTTCTTTGTGAGCTTTAGCTTTTGGGTACCGGGGTTAGCAAACACCAGCCTGCCGGAAGCAATCAGTTATCCACTGGCTGTATTCGTGAGCTGGAGCCTTAATTTGCTGGTAGCAGAGTTGTGGATTCGTTATACACGGTCTCAATCCAGGCAGCCGTCTACGAATGTGCATCGCGATCATGCACTGCAACAGTAAATTGATAGGAAAACGATAGAGGAGAACACAATGAACATATCAAAACCCGAAAAAGTAAAGGAGAGGTTAACGATGAATAGCAGAAGCGTGCTACCACCAACGTACGTATACCTGTCTATAGGGGCGATGCTACTCCTTCATTTTACCGTACCTGTAGTAAAGATCATCCATCAGCCCTGGAACTTGCTGGGGATCATCCCTGTTATCGTTGGTCTAGGACTTAACCTTGTGGGAGATAACGCTTTCAAAAAGTGCAAAACAACCGTGAAGCCATTTGAAGAATCGACAACTTTGATTACAAGCGGAGTATTCCAGATTAGTAGAAACCCGATGTATCTTGGGTTTGTACTGATTATGAGTGGAATAGCGATATTTATGGGTTCATTGACACCGTATGCGATCATAATAGTTTTTATTATGCTCATAGATAATGTTTTCATAAGGGTTGAGGAGATTATGCTTGAAGAGAAATTTGGTAAATCCTGGTTGGAATACAAGCGGAAAGTCAGGCGTTGGATATAGTGTGGCTGATCCGCACGGCGTTCGTTACCCTGGTTGCACCCCGTCTCTCGGTTCGTCGCCCTGCACGCGCGTGCTGCACCGTGGTTGGCCACCGGGTGCTCGAAGGCGTGCGTGCTGCCGGAAGCCAGTGAGGACGTTCGCTGGCGTCTTTCTTGCCGCCAGTCATCTCCCCCCGCGCACCTCACCGCCGGCCAGGCCACAGTGTGCCACTGGCGCGCGCAAACTGCGAGCCAACTGCGACCCTTTTCGTAGATACCAGCAACTGGGCATGCTAGAATTGCGCTGGTGGCGACTCAGCGACCGAGCGCGCCTGCTACGCAGCGACGGCTTGCTGGGAGGCCCATGCGTAGCCGCCGCCGTGAAGGAGCTAAGCGCATGTGCGAACTCCAGGCAATCCAACGCCTCGAAACACTTCAGCGTGTCGCGCTCGCAATTACCTCGCAGCACCACCGCCAGACACTGCTGCCGACGATTGTTGAGCAGGCCGTGGCGCTGCTGCACGCCAAGAGCGGCGGGATCTACGAGTACCGGCCCGAGCGCGGCGTGCTCGAGATTGTGGCCGACTACGGCCGCCCGACCTCGATGCTCGGGCGTAGCCTGCGCGTGGGCGAGGGCATGGCCGGCCGGCTGATCAGCGGCGCTGAGCCGTTCCTGATCACCGACGACTACGACCACAGCCTGTATCGTGCCGAGGTGTTTCAGCAGCCACGGCCGTTTGGTGCGGTGATCGAGGTGCCGCTACGCTGGGATGATCGGCCGATCGGTGTGCTGTATGTCGACGACCAGTGCGGGCGCCGGTTCACGGCCGGCGATGCCGCAACGCTCCAGCTGCTGGCCGATCATGCCGCGATTGCGCTCAACAATGCCAACCTGCTCGCACGCGAGGCCAGCCAGCGCCAGCAGCTCGAGGCGCTGGCCCGCGCGAGCAGCGCAATCATGGACAACCTTGACGGCCTGGCGCTCGACGAGCGGCTCGACCTGATCGTGCAGCACGCCTGCACCATCCTCGAGGCCGAGAGCGCCGGCATCTTCCTGGTGCAGCAGCCCGGCACTATGACACTCGCGGCCAGCTTCGGCCACCGGCCCGGCGGCTTCGTGAAACACCAGCAGTTCGTGCTCCACAGCCGGCCCGGCCTGGGCCTGACCGGCTATATTGCGGCACAGGGTGTGCTGTTCAAGGCCCATGGCGAGCAGCTGCGGAGCCACCCGGCCCGGCGCGGCGAGCCGCCCCACACGCCTTCCGACTGCTGCTCGCTGCTGGCCATCCCACTGCGGCGGCGGCGCGGTGATAGCGACGAGCTGATCGGCATGCTGCGCGTCGATAACAAGAAAGATAGCAATGGCCAGGCGCAGCCGCTGGTTGGCTTTAGCGAAGAAGATGCCTGGATCTTGCGGCTGTTTGCGAATGCTGCGGTGGTGGCGATCGAGGACGCGCTGCTGGTGGCCGAGCTGAGCGAAAAGAGCGACTACCTCGAGCGGCTGATCGCCAGCTTGCCCAATGGTGTGATCGCGATCGACCGCCAGCGCCGCGTGACCAAGTTCAACCGCCAGGCCCAGCGCATGCTGCAGTATGATTCCGAGCAGGTGATCGGCCGGCCGGTCGACCTACTCTACGACGACCCGCACGAGCCATACCGAGTCGGCCAGCAGCTGCACAGCTCGATCGACGGCCGCTTGGCCGATTACGAGACCAGCATTCGCAGCCAGCATGGCGACCGCATCCCGATTCGCCTGGCGGCGACCTGGCTATTCGACGCCCAGGGCCGGCGCATCGGCAGTGTCGGCTATTTCGAAGATTTGCGCGCCGCCCGCGAGACGCAGCGCCGGCTCGACCTGCTGCTGAAGGCCAGCAACATCGTGGCCGAGGCCGACGACTTCGCCCAGGGGCTGGCCCAGCTGGCCGAGATGCTGGTGACGGTGCTGCACAGCAGCTTCTGCCGCGTGTTTCTGCTGGATGAGACCAAGCAATACCTGGTGACGGCGGCGACCTACCCTGCCCCCGGCGACAGCGCCCGGTTGGATTGGAACCCTGGTATTGGCAGCCGCACCGCACTGGCCGAGTGGCCAAGCCTCGAGCGCCAGCTCGACCAGGGCCGGCCGCGGGTGCTGCGCGCGCGCAGCCCGCGTGCGCGCCTGGCCCTGCGTGAATGGACGCGCCGGCTCGAGCTGGGCTACGACATCCAGTCGCTGCTGGTGATCCCGCTGCGCGCGCGCGAGCGGGTGGTGGGCCTGCTCGACCTGGGTGAGATCCGGCCCTGGGAGCTGGCGCCCTTCACCCCAGAGATGCTGCACCTGGCCAGCGCGATCGCCGAGCAGAGCGCAGTGCTGATCGACCGCATGCGGCTGCTCCGCGAGGCCGAGCACCAGCGCATGCAGTTTGCCGAGCTCGACAATGCCGCGCGCCAGCTGCGCGCCGAGAAAGAGCCGGCGCGCCTATACCAGACGATCGTGCGCCTGGCGATCGGGCTGGCCGATGGTAGCGCTGGCGGCCTGTTCCTCAACCACCCGCATATCGAAGAAGTCGAGCTGGTGGTGGCCGACGACTTTCCGCCCAACAGTATTGGCCGGCGGCAGTATCATAGCGAAGGGCTGATCGGCCACGTGGCGCGCGCCGGGCATCCCGAGATTGCCTATAACTACACCTACTGGCGCGAGCACGACCCGCTGCTCCAAGCGCAGGGCTTCCAGTCGCTGATTGCGGTGCCGCTGCGCCATGCCGGCGAGGTCGAGGCGGTGCTGTTCGTCGCGCACGCGACGCAGGCCTACCATTTCTCGAATGCCACGCTCGAGATCCTCGAGCGCTTCGCGAATCACGCCTCGCTGGTGCTGCGCACCGCCCGGCTGATCACCCGCGAGCAGCGCGCGTTTAGCCACCTGGCGATCCTGCATCAGATGAGCGATCACATTCAGGGCGCCTATGATCTGGACATGCTGCTGCATGCGGCGCTGACTACGATCACCGCCGGCTATGGGCTGGGCTTCAATCGCGCGGCGGTATTCCTGCTCGACGAGCGACGCGAGGTGCTGCAGGGCACGATCGGCATTGGCCATATCAACACATCCGAGGCCGACCAGGCCTGGGCCGAGCATTTCCAACACGGCCTGGAAGACTTCCGGCGCTACCGCGAGCTGGTGCAGCACCAGCGCCTGCCAGTCACGCCGGTGGGCGAGCGCGTACGCCAGATGCAGTTGCCGCTCGGCGCGATTGCCGGCGACCCGTTTGCGCGCGTGGCGCAGCAGCAGAAATGGCTGATCGTCTACCCCGATGAGTTTGCGAGCCTGCCGCCCAGCTTTGCCGAGTCGCTCCAGCCGACCACGCCGCTGGTGCTGGTGCCGCTGATCGCGCGCGGCACCACGATCGGCCTGCTGATCGCCGACAACAAGTTCACCCGCGAGCTGATCACCCACGAGCTGATCGACTCGCTGCTGGCCTTTGCGAACACCACGGCGATAGCGATCGACACCTACCAGCTCATGCGCGACACCGATCGGGCGCGCCGGCAGCTGCAGGCCTTTTACGAAGCCAGCAACGCGCTGGTCTGGTCGGATGATCCGACCCGTGTGCTAAACGAGATCGTTGAGCGCGCGCGCCAGACCGCCGGGGCGCGTGGGGTCAGCCTGGTGCTGTTCGACGCGCGCGAGCAGGTGCAGAACGTGTATGCGGCCGGCAGCGACATGCAGATCGACCTGAGCCCGATTGTGCGCCCGAACGGCATCTCGATCGAGGTGCTGCGCACCGGCGAGCCGGTGCTGATCGAGGACGCGGCCGCCCAGCGTGGGCGCGTCAACCACACCCTGTTCGACCGGCAGGTTGCCGCCGGGCTGTGCCTGCCGGTGGCGCTCAAAGGCCAGCGCATGGGCGTCATGTGGGTGCATTACGATGCGCCGCGGGCCTTCCCGGCCGGCGAGATCGCCGCGATCCAGCTGTATGTCGACCAGGCCGCGATTGCCTACGACAACGCCAGCCAGATCGACGCACTGCGGCGGGCGCGCAGCGCGGCCCGGATCGTCGCGCAGGTGACCACGCTTGGCCAGCTGCAGCCCACCCTCGAGTCGATCGTCGCCGGCACGCGCAGCGTGCTTGGCTGCGACGCAGTGAGCCTGTACCAGTTCTACCACGAGCGCAACCAGCTGCAGCAGCCGCCGACCACCAGCGGCCTGCGCTTCCCCCAGCTGATCAGCCGCAACGACGAGTCGGCGCGCGCGGCCGAGCAGTTTGTGCTCGAGCTGCTTGATCTCGATCACATGGTGCTGATCGAAGATACCCGTAGCGACCCGCGCTTTGCCAACCGGCGCTTCACGCGCGACGAGCAGATCGCCTCGTGCGTGGTGATCCCGCTGCGCGTCGGCGCCAGGTGCGTCGGGGTCATGTTCATCAACTACCGCCAGCAGCACCAGTTCACGCCCGACGAAGTGACCAACCTCGAGATCTTCGCCTACCAGGCGGCCGTCGCGATTCACAATGCCCAGCTGTACGAGCAGGCACAGCGGCGCGCCACTACGCTCGAGGCGCTGTATAAAGCCGGCCGTGCGATCACCAGCATGCTGGCCGAGCCCGAGCTGCTGGCGCACCTGGCCGAACAGGCCTGCGCGCTGATGGCCAGCCACGGCCAGCCGGCGACCGCGAGCCTGATCGGGCGCGTATACGACGAGCAGCTGGTGTTTACCGCCGCATACCCGAGCGAAACTCTGACGCAGCTGCATGCCGAGGTTGGCACCATGCTCGACCTGCGCCGCGAGCGGGTTGGCATTACCGGGCGCGCGGTACGCAGCGCCACGAGCCAGCGCGTCGCCGATGTGCGCGCCGAACCAACCTACATCGAGTACCTACCCGGCACGCGCTCGGAGCTGGCGGTGCCGATCTGCATTCGCGACAAAGTCGTGGGCGTGATCAACCTTGAGCATAGCGCGCCGGGTGTGTTCGACGAGCAGCATCAGCAGGCGCTCGAGCTGCTGGCCGCGCAGGCGGCGATTGCGATCGAGAATGCCCAGCTGTTTCAGGACACGCGAGGGCTGCATAATGTCACGCTGGCGGCCGCGTCGGCGCTCCAGATCGACGATGTGCTGCGTGCCACCACCGTAAGCATCGCCAAAGAGTTCCGCTACGAGTCGGTCGGCATTCACCTGATCGACGAGCATAGCGGATCGCTGAGCGGGCCAGCCTACTACGCCGGCAGCCTGCCGCGGAAAATGAACACGCAGATCGACCAGGGCATCACCGGGCGGGTAATGCGCACCGGCCGATCGGCGCTCGTGCCCGACGTGAGCCAGGACGCCGACTACATCGTCGGCGCCGAGCGCACGCTTGCCGAGCTGTGCGTGGCGCTCAAGCTCGATCACAAGGTAATTGGCGTGATCAATGTCGAGAGCGCGCAGCTGAACGCCTTCGGCACCCACGATCTGCACCAGATCGAGACGATCGCCCAGCAGGTGGTGGCGCGCATCGAGAACGCGCGGCTGTACACCCAGCTCGAGCGGATCTACACCCAGCTTGAGCAGACCAAGAACACGCTGGCCGCCCATACGGCAGTGGCCTGGATGGGCATCATCAGCGCGGCCTGGCGGCATGCGATCGAGAGCCACGCGCTGACGATCAAAACCGAGGTGGCGCTGGTGCGCCGGCAGCTCGACAGCGCTACGCGCCCACGCCTAGACGCACGGCTCGAGAAGATTAGCCGCATGGCCGACCAGATCTTGCAGCGGCCGATGACCCCGCCACTCGGCGGCGAGGCCAGCGAGTCGCTCGGCGTAAACGACTTCCTGCACGAGCGGCTGCACCAGCTCGGGCAGAAAGACCAGTATCGCACCGTACTGTTCGAGCTAGAGACCCGGCTCGACCCGGCTGCAACCGTGCGGATCAACCGCGAGTGGCTACGCGTGATCGTTGATACGTTGGTCGATAATGGCATCGACGCGATGCGCCGCCGGCGCACCCGGCGGCTGCGGGTGGGGGCCGCACGCGAGGGCGACATGCTGGTGGTGACGGTTGCCGACCAGGGCATGGGCATTGCGCCCGACGTTCAGCAGCGCCTATTCAAAGAGCATATTGTCAAGCAGACCGGCGAGCCGGGCATGGGCATGGGGCTGCTGCTGGCTCAGCTGATCGCACAGACCTATGGCGGCGAGATCGCGATCGTCGCAACCGGGCCGCGTGGCACCACGATGTGTATTCGTCTACCGGCGGAAACCTAACGAAAGGCCTTTGCATCATGTCTTGTCGCACACACATCCTGCTGTTTCAAAGCACCGCCGACACCGCCTGGCAGCGGCTGGTCGGCGGCGCGCTACAACCGGGTGCCGAGCTGCACATGGCTACCGAGGCGACGCTGGCCGGGCAGCTTGCGGTACAGCGCTATGCACTCGCCATCCTCGATACCTCGGCACTCAGGCGCGATGTCGCGCCAATTATTGCGCAGGTGCGCGCGGCGCAGCCGGCGGCCCGGATCATTGTGATGACCGCATCGCCAACCTGGGCGCGCGCGCGCGCGGCCTTTCGGGCCGGCGCGTTCGACTATGTCGTCAAGTCGCGCAATAGCGACGAGATTCGCGCGATCCTGGCGGCAGCGCTCGATGATCGGCCAGCCGTATAGCCTGGATTATGAAGTGGCACTATGGCACGCGAGCATGATCTGCAGGGCCTGATCGACCTGCATCGCAAGCGCCTCCAGATTCTCGAGCGGCAACGGGCTGCCTATGGCATGCTCACACCGCCGCATATTCTTATGGACATTGAGCTTGCGCTGTCGGAGATCGCGCAGCTCGAGCAAGTGCTGGCCCAGATCGTGCCGCAGGCCCAGCCAGTGCCAGCGCCGACACTCACGCTTGCGATCACGGTTGCGGCGGCGCTCGATCTGCAGGCGATGATCCGCACCCTGGCCCAGGCGCTGGCGCTGGCCGAGCGCCAGATCAGCATACGGCCAGGCGTAGAACCACACCAGGCCACCGAGCTGCGCATCCCAACCCTCGCCGCACATCGCCTGCTTGAGCTGCATCACGCGGGAGACTACAAGCTGCAGGCGATGCATATCGACGATATTCAGCTGGGCGCGGCACCAGCAGTCCATGCCGCACAGCCAGGTGCCCGCCCGCGCCAGATCGCACAAGAGGACGCCATGACACGCAGAGTGCTGCTGGTCGACAACGACCCCGACTACCTTGACTCGATCGCCGATTTTCTAGAGCTGGCCGACTATTACGTCTACCGCGCAGTGTCGCTTGATCGCGCCCGCCAGCTGCTCGATTATGTCTGGGTGCATATCGCAATCATCGACATCCGCATGCTCGACGACACCGATGCCAAGGACGACAGCGGCTTCAGGTTGGCCAAAGACGAGAAGTACCGCGCCATCCCCAAGATCATGCTCACGCGCCACGCGAACTACGATGTGGTGCGGCGCGCGCTCAGCCCATCGATCGACGGCCGGCCGGCTGCGGTCGATTTCTTCAATAAACTCGATGGCCCAGAGGCATTGCTGCGCGCGCTTGATCAGACGTTTGCGCAGGCATTGCGGATCAACGAGCAGCTGAAGATCGCCTGGCACCCACTATCATCATTCCCGGCGCTGGTCAACCTGCTGCTGCCGCCCGAGTACGATAACGCGCGCCTGCTTGATCGCTGCGCCGAGCTGGAAGATCTGCTGCGCAAGCTGTTCTACGACAGCGCCCAGATCACGATCGGGCGCGTGCTCAAGCCCGGCGCGGGCCGCTTCATGCTCGAAATCTACGCCTATAACCAGGCCGGCGCCGAGCGCCAGTATGTGGTCGCCTGCGGTGTCGAGCCGGCAATCACCGCCGAGAACGCGCGCTACAAAGACGTGGTGCCGCACGCGGCCGGCAACCACAGCACGATCAAGGCGCTCGACGCGGCCACCCTGCGCTTCGCGGCCAGCGCCTATCAGCTGAACGGCGGCGATCTCGAAACGATCGAGAGCTTTCGCGAATTCTACCAGAGCAACCAGCCGGCCGAGTCGGTGGCTACGTGCGTCGAGCAGATCTATTGCGAAACGCTGGCGCCCTGGTATCGTAAGGGGCGCAGCCAGCGCGCCGACCAGCCGCTTGGGGCGCTGCTCCGCGAGGTGTTTGGCCTGCAGCCCGAGCAGCTCGCGCACGATAGGCTGGGCGTGCAGCTTAGCGTTATCAGCCGGCAGATGCTGGCGACCGGGCTGGTGCGCCAGATTAAGTGCGCCGATAGTGAGATCACGCTAACATTTCACAGCGGCGCCGCCGCCCGGCTGGCCAACCCCGCTGCCAACCAGTACGAGCAGCGCCTCAGCGCGCGCGTGCCGGTGCAGCGCGGCATTATCCACGGCCAGCTCGACGCTGATTCGATCCTGGTCGATCACCAGAGCCAGACCTGGCTGATCGACTTTAGCCACGCGGGCCAGGGTCTGCTGCTCCAAGATTTCGTGCTGCTCGAGATCATGATCAAGCTCGAGCTGCTCGACACGCTCGACATCGAGCTGCGCTACCAGCTCGAGCAGCGCCTGCTGGCGGCCACCGATCTTGCCACGCCGCTCAACGACCCGGCGCTACCGGCCGAGATCGCGCGTGCGCTGATCGTGATTGAGCGCATCCGCGCGAACGCCGCCGCGCTGGCGAGCGCAGATCTAGGCACCTACGAGGCCGGGCTGCTGTTCTGCACGCTGGGTTTCCTCACAAGCTATCAGCCCGAGCTGCAATACGTGCGGCGCCGGCTGATGCCATACGCCCACGCGCTGCTGCATGCTGGCCTGCTGTGCCAGAAGCTGCTGGTGGCCCCGCCTGCGCCGGCCGATCTGCCCAGCCAGGCCGTAAACGGGCTGTGGCTCGACATGATCAACCAGGTTGCCTGGGTCGAAGGCCACGAGGTTGCGCTGACCTCCCAAGAATTCAAGATCCTCGAGCTGCTGGCACAGACCCCCGGCCAGCTGCGGACGCGCCAGGAGATTTCGGATATGCTGGGCGCCGAGTACGACATGACCGAAGAGAGCCGCCTGAACAGCGCGATCAGCCGCCTGAGGCAGAAGCTCGAGGCCGGCCCGCGCCGCTCGCGCTACCTCAAGACCATCCGCGGCCGCGGCTATGTGCTGGTACTCCAGCCCGATCGAACCGTGCAACACGATTGACAGGATCTATGCGTCCGGCTGCCTTCCGTGGCTGTGCCAGCGAGGGCAGCCGGACGGGATGTTTCGGCGGCGCCTCTGCCGCCCCTCCGCGCCCCGCGCCTCCACAGGTGGGGGCGGCTGCGGCGAATCGCCACCCACGGCTCCCCGCAAAGCTTCACCCAAACACAAGCCCCACCGTCCGCCGTGCCATGGCAGCACTCGGCTAGCCTCCAAATGTGACAATTTTGTCATCCTCCTGCCAGGCAGGCGTATGGATAGTGCCACAGATGTGCGATTTTTGGCTGAAACGCATGGGCCGGTGCCAGGGCACTGCGCGCCAACTGCGTGTGTACAGCCGGCGGTTGCAGCGTATAGTAGGGCCATAACGACGCAGCGATCGGCAGCATCGTTCGACCTCAGGAGGTGTGCTATGGCAGCAATTGCGCGGCCCTACTCGCACGATATGACGTTCCGGCCATTCCAGCCGTGGCTCTGGCTCAACTGCACTGCGCTGACGATCTGTAGCCTGGCCGCGCTGGCGCTGGCAGTGCTGGCGCGCGATCGGCGCTGGCTGCTACTCGTGGCCCCGGCCACGCTGCAGGTGCTGGTGCTGATCGCCCAGTATCACGCGCACGCGATCACGATCAGCGGCGCGAGCCTGATCTGCCGGCGCGGCATCTTGCGTACACGTGCGACGACTGTGCCGATCGTGCGCCTGAGCTACGAGATCCGGCATACGCTGCTGGGGCGGCTGCTCGACTACGGCACGGTGCGGATCGTCACGCCGAGCGGGCCGATCGAAGTGCGCAGAATCGCCTCGATCCGCATGCTTCAGGCGATCATCGCTGAGCGCCAGACCGATCTCTACGCTATGCCGGGCGCCTGGCGCCAGTAGCGGGGGCCAGGCCGTGTTGAAAGGAGCCGCGCCATGTGCATCAACCTGCAACCGGCTATGTCGGCAACGCTTCATCTCGCGCCGCCGCCCGCACCGCCGCTCGGCTGCTATGAGTCGATAACAACACTGGCAGTCACAGCGACGCATGTAATCTACGCTGGGTTTGATCGTAGCGCGGGCCGCGAGGTGATTATCAAATATGCGCACGCGGCCGGTGCCACCGCGCTGGGGCTGAGCAGCGAAGCGGCCATGCTACGCTTCCTGGCGCGCCACCAGATTGCCGCGCCGCGCTATCGTGGCCTGGCCGAGCATGGCGGGCGCTCGGCGCTGGTGATGTCGCGCATCCCTGGCCACACGCTCGAGGCGCTGCATGGTGCGCAGGCGGTTGGGCCAGGCCTGATCGTGTGGCTCGCGGCGCGGCTGTGTGCCACGCTGGCGGCGCTGCACCGCCTGGGCTATGTTCACCACGATATCAAGCCGGCCAATATTGTGGTGCGGCCCGACTACACGCCGGTGCTGATCGACTGGGGTACCGCCGAGGCGATCCGGCCGCCGGGCGACCGGCGGCCGAATAGCGGGTTCACGCCCGGCTTTGTTAGCCCGAACCAGGCCAGCGGCACTGCACGCCCCAGCAACGACCTGTTCGCGGTTGGCATGCTGCTCGACGCGCTGATCGACTGGCCTGGCCCGCAGCTGGCCACGATCATCGCGCGCGCCACCGGCCAGCATCACCAGCCCTTCCGCGATGCCGAGGCGCTGGCGCGGGCGTTGGCCCGGCTGCGCATGATCGACCGCCTGGCCAAGGCAATCGGCCTCAAGGCGATCTAGCATGGGCGAAGCTATTCGATCTAGGCCCGCCGATCCTTGGCATGCACGATCATCACCGGGCAGTGCGCGCGTTGGGCCACCACATTGCTGA
The sequence above is drawn from the Candidatus Kouleothrix ribensis genome and encodes:
- a CDS encoding AraC family transcriptional regulator, translating into MTQKTQTPFVTVRAVQPVVAGLDALGYETDTIFANVTISRDVLDNADGGIPHTAMMAFWQEALAVTGDDYLGLHLAEAAPMKSFGVHAYALQSSPTLREAYRRACRYQRLIHEATDLTFDEGADEGVLQHTLPDGRSVPRHPAEFLVTLWVRFGRLITGSTWAPRLVCFAHHAPPDVTAHRHIFQTHIQFLSGRTAMYIPNYILDTPNARADPGLIGVLDDYAERLLKQRPTPTAATLSERVRFQLLETLTGGIPTAEEIAQSLHMSVRTLHRNLQQEGATFSELLNQLRQQQATNYLTNPNISISEVAFLLGFSEISSFYRAFKRWTGTTPAEFRAVNLSSVASSHQS
- a CDS encoding DUF2306 domain-containing protein, producing the protein MSSSASRFLKQMGWWIFLLVCAFYASYAFYMGLVEILFQQGLVASAKPRAVPLIFIIHALAGGIALISGPLQFNRHLLSKKRKIHRILGRTYVVAIWISSIGGLWSAIFFEVDLAAKIVLGVLSILWFGSTTIAWLCILMRDIAVHREWMIRSFSLSLFFVSFSFWVPGLANTSLPEAISYPLAVFVSWSLNLLVAELWIRYTRSQSRQPSTNVHRDHALQQ
- a CDS encoding isoprenylcysteine carboxylmethyltransferase family protein, with protein sequence MNISKPEKVKERLTMNSRSVLPPTYVYLSIGAMLLLHFTVPVVKIIHQPWNLLGIIPVIVGLGLNLVGDNAFKKCKTTVKPFEESTTLITSGVFQISRNPMYLGFVLIMSGIAIFMGSLTPYAIIIVFIMLIDNVFIRVEEIMLEEKFGKSWLEYKRKVRRWI